The sequence GGGCCAGGGTCTGCATCCATCCCCAATAGTCGATCTGGGTCCAGGTGCCTCCAAACGACACAGAGTGCTTGCCCTTGATCCAGGTGACGGTGTCGTCAAAACTCCGGACCGGGGCGTTGCGCGCCTGCTTGGTCGGGATGGCGCCGGGGTTGGCGGCGTTGGTGGGGATGCTGACGGTAAAGCCGTTTGTATTGGCAATCGGGCCGGTGAGCATGTCCTTCGTGTAGGTATCGAAGAACAGGACGTTGCCGCCGCTGCCGCCGTAGCGCGCTTCGTTGACGAGCGACTTGCCAAACACCGAACGCAACGAAGCGGAGTACTGGTAGCGCGTCGAGCTCTGGCCCATGGTGAGCGGGAACCCGGGGTACTGTTGCTCGTAGTGGTTGGTCGTGTCGGGGAAGCTGCTGTTAGTCGACGAGTTGGTAATCAGCGACAGACGATGGTTCTGCGTCAGGTTGTAATCCAACCGAATGGTCGGGAAACGATTGAGCACCGTAGAGTCCTGCTGGAACTTGATGGTCTGATACTGGGGGTCCATCGACCCGGTGGGCAAGACGATCTTGCAGGTCGGGCACGTGGTCGAGGCGTTCATGTCGGCCAGCAGCTTGGTCATGGTCGGATCGGCCGTGTAGGGTAGGCCCATCCTCGCGGCTTCCGTCCAGACGTTGTATTCGGTCGGATTGGCAGCGGTGCCCAACTGGAGAAAGCCCTGCAACATGCGGGGATTGAGCATCGTCCTCGAAAGATCGACCGCGCCCGGCGAGCGGTACTCTTCGTAGTTGACAAAAAAGAACAATTTATTGCGCAGGATCGGGCCGCCCAGTCGTCCGCCCGGCTGATACAGCGTGAGGGGAGTCTTCGTGACCCCGTCGCGAATGTTGAAGTACGTGTTCTGGTCGAGCGCATCGTTGCGGTAGTAGAAGTAGGTACTGCCGATGAACTTGTTACCGCCCGATCGAGTGGTAAATCGCATCTGGACCGCGCCCTGACCCGAGGAGTCTGCCGCGGCGCCAGCGCTCGAGAAGGTCATTTCTTCCATGGCGTCGAGTCGCGGGCTGACCAGTGCGAAGAAGCCGTCGGTCAGCTTGAGCGTGTTGTCCTGGACGTTGACGCCGTCGATCGTCATGTTGATCTGGCCCTGCGGCAACCCGTTGACGTTGGAGTTGCGCACCGAGCTGGCCACATCGACGCCCGGCATCGTGCCGACGAAGTTGGACAGGTCGCGGCTGTTGAGCGGCAGGTTGGTGATCTGCCTGACGTTGAGTGTGGTGGAAACAGCCGAGTTGACCGTCTGGACGATCTCGGCGCCGCCGGTGACAACCACGGTCTCTTCGATTTTGCCGACTTCGAGAATGGTGCGGACCGAAGCGGGAGTGCCGGCGTTCACGGGAACCTCGGGCACAACGTGGGTCTTGAAGCCCATGAGCGCGACGGTCACGCTATAGATGCCCGGGCTGACGCCAGGTACCGAGAAGGTGCCGTTGGCGGTAGTGACCGTCGTGTAGACGGTGCCCGTGGCGTTGTTCTTGACGGTGACGTCGGCGCCAGGCACGGCGGCGCCCGATGCGTCAACGACGGTGCCGTTGACCGATGTCGTCGTGCCGCTCTGCGCGTATGCGAGCGAACTCGCTGCGGCGAGCATCGCCAGCAGCACCACGATTCGAACCATCCAGGTCCTCGTATTGCCTTCGAACCTCATGCAACTCCTCCTCCAAGAAACCGATGTCGGTTCTGCGGTCGCCTCCCGCGACTGCCCAACCTGACATCTCGTGCCATCTATCCCGGAGGCGCAGACAGCGACGCCAACAGCCCCCCGGTTCCCCCCGCTATGGTCGTGAGTCTTCAGAACAATGAGAGAGACGCGCCCGAATATCCTGCCAACGTTACGCTATGCCGCCGCGTCAGTCAAGAACTCAACGGGGGGTAGAATGCCTGGATGATGTACCGGACATTCGGACGATTGGGCTGGCAGGTGGCCGAGGTGGGATTTGGCACCTGGGGCATGGGTGGATGGAGCGGATCCGACGACGGCCAGTCGCGCGCGGCGCTTCGGCGCGGGCTCGAGCAGGGCTGCAATTTCCTCGACACGGCGCTCGTGTACGGCAACGGTCGCAGTGAACGGTTGATTCGAGACGTCCTGACGGACTGGACGGGCCCCCGCCCGATCATTGCGACCAAGATTCCGCCGAAGAACGGGCGCTGGCCCGCCAGCCGATCCACGCCTCTCGACGCCGCGTTTCCGCCGGACTACATCCGCGAGGCCACCGAACGCAGCCTGACGAATCTCGGCGTCGACCAGGTCGATCTCCAGCAGTTCCACGTGTGGACCGACGCGTGGGCGGACGACGACCGATGGGTGCGAGCCGCGGCGGCATTGAAGGACGAGAAACTCGTCAGGGGCATCGGCATCAGCCTGAATCGCTGGGAGCCGACCAACGTCATCAAGGCCCTGCGAACCGGCATCGTGGACGCGGTGCAGGTGGTCTACAACATCTTCGATCAGGCTCCGGAGGACGAGCTGTTTCCGGTCTGCCGGGAACTCGACGTCGCCATCATTGCCCGTGTGCCGTTCGATGAAGGCAGCCTGACCGGCACGATGACGGAGCACGACACGTGGCCGGAGGGCGACTGGCGCAATCTGTATTTCACGCCCGCCAATCTGCGCAAGACGCTGGCTCGGGTCGACCGGCTCAAGACGGACATCCCGGCCGGTCTGGATCTGCCGGAGACGGCGCTGCGTTTTACGCTGCACGACCCGTTGGTCAGTACCGTCATCCCAGGGATGCGAACCGTGACGCACGTCGATCGCAATCTGGCGGCAGGAGACGGCCGACCGTTTCCTCCAGCGCTGCTCGCCGCGCTGCGGCAGCATCGATGGGATCGGACAACGGAGATCCCGTAGGAGCGCGAGAGGACGATTTCCTCCGCGGCCCCGCGGCACCAGGCAGTTGGGCCCTGCATGCTCGATGCTGGCGTTTTCTGCTGGCCCGCTGGTATACTCGATAGTTCCGGACGTCCCGAAGGAGCCAGTATGAAGGAAGGTATCCACCCGAAGGTCTACGAGGTCGAGGCGCGCTGCGCATGTGGCGCGACCTGGAAGACACGCTCCACCAAGCAGGAGCTGCACCTCGAAATCTGCTCAAGCTGCCACCCGTTCTTTACGGGCCGCCAGAAGATCCTGGACATCGAGGGCCGCGTCGAGCGCTTCACGAAGAAGTTCGGCGCCCAGACGGTCGAATCCCGCAAGAAGGCTGCCGCAGCAAAGGCCACCCCGACCAAGAAGGCCAGCAAAGAAGCGTCTGCCTGAGTCCTGCGCAGCAGGTGCTCCGTCGGATAGACGATTTGACGGGCTCAGTCGTGGGTGAGCGTCGCCTGGTCGGAACGCTCTTCCTGTCCGGTCTGCCGCTTCCTGTCCAGCCTCGCCAGCCGGTGCCGCAACGCGTCGATCTGGACCGGGTCGCGCTCGGATTCCAGCGCGTGCAGAACGAACGCCCGCGCGGCGTCGAGATCCCGGCTCCGGTGTTCGTGGTGAATCGCGAGCGCGCGTCGGGCTTCCTGCGCGAGCGGCTGTCCCGCGCCGGCGTCGAGCATGCCGTGCCAGGCTTCGGCCGCGGCGGCGTAGTGGCGTTGGCGGCGGCGATGCACGGCCAGATGATGGAGCGCTTCCGCGCGGACTGTGCGATCGACGGATCGCGTATCCCAGGGCCCGGGGTCCAGCCCTGCCGCCCGTGCGAAATGCGCCTCGGCTTCCCCGCTTCTCCCGAGGCGCTCGTAGATCTGCCCCATGGCCAGCGCCTCGTGTGGGGACGCGACCGCCTCGGTTCCGCCGTCCACCATCCGCATCCCGAGCGCTGTCAGCGCCGCGAGCGAGATCACGTCCAGCCGGTTGTGTTCGAACACCGGTTCCAGCGGTCGCAGGTCCCCGGTGCGCAGGTAGCTGAAGTAACGCGAGGGGATCTCTGATCCAGGCACGTCGCCAACGCGACGAACGCCCAGGATGGCTTCCTCAAGTGCGCCGAGCGAGCAACTCGACTGGTCGAGCGTGTCTCCCCTGTGGCCTTCGTGCCGGCCAGGACCCGAGCCGACGCGTCTCCTCCAGAGTCTCCGCGCCGGGTACAGCATGTCGAAATGCGGCATCTCGCCAAAAGGTGACGAGAGGCGATGGAACAGGTATCGGGTGTCGATGAGCGGCACGTCGAAGCTCCGCCCGTTGAACGTCACGAGGCCGCCGAACTGCTCAGCGAGCGCGGCGAGGCTGACGAGCAGTTCGTGTTCCGCGTGGTATCCGGCCAGAAAGTACTGAACGACGTGAAATCCCTCACTGTCCAGAGAGCCGCAGCCCGCAAGAAACGCGATGGTGCCTGCGCCGCCGCTCAAGCCCGTGGTTTCGAGATCGAAGAACAGCAGCGGACCCTGCGTCGGGACCGTTGGTCGTCTACGGTCGTCGACAAGGGATCGGCTGGCTCCGAACTGCAGATCTAGGGGGCGCTCGGGCCTGGGTCCGCCCGCCGCGCGCTCGTCGGCCGCTAGTACCGCGAGGGCTGGCAGACAGCGGCCGATGGTCTCCGCATAGTGCCCCAGGGTTTGCGTGCCGTGGTACCGCTCGAGATCGTAGTGCCGCTCCATCACCACGCAGCCGGTGGGAACCTCGGACCCGACCGGCACAGCCTCATCCAGCTCGTACCGCCGCGTAGACGAGGACTCGCCCGCAGGGAGGTCTTCGTCACCGACTGGGCGAACGAGGTCTCGCGCGGCGCCCGGCGTCGGACTGTTCCGCAAGAGATCCCTCAGTCGGGACGAAAGACGGGACGAGTCGCCTGGCATTCCCTACAGCTTCCCCAGAATCGCCAGGGCCACGTCCTTCGCTTTCGGGCCCGCGTCACCGAGCGGGCCCACGCACGATGGGCACCCCGACTCACACGGACAGCTCGCGATCAATTCGCGCGTCCGGGCGATCAGATCATCGTGCATCCGGTACAGCGGTTCGCTGAAGCCGATGCCGCCGGGGTAGTTGTCGTAGATGAACACGCGCGGCTCATCGCCGTCAGCGACCGACGACGACCACGAGGCGGCAGGCACCGCTGCCGGCTGAGCCTCCGCGTTCGGTTCGGTGGCCGGCCCGATCGACACGCCGATGTCGTGCCCGTCGCACATCAACAGCAACTGCGCGATCTGCCGCATGGCATACGACAGCCCGACGATGCCGTCGCGCCGGTCATCGGCGCTCCACCTCAACGTCGTCATCAGCTCGCGGGGCACGGTGAGCCAATACGCGGTTGTATGCATCTGGCGTTCCGGCAGGTCCAGCTCGCCCGAGCCCAC comes from Acidobacteriota bacterium and encodes:
- a CDS encoding aldo/keto reductase, with translation MMYRTFGRLGWQVAEVGFGTWGMGGWSGSDDGQSRAALRRGLEQGCNFLDTALVYGNGRSERLIRDVLTDWTGPRPIIATKIPPKNGRWPASRSTPLDAAFPPDYIREATERSLTNLGVDQVDLQQFHVWTDAWADDDRWVRAAAALKDEKLVRGIGISLNRWEPTNVIKALRTGIVDAVQVVYNIFDQAPEDELFPVCRELDVAIIARVPFDEGSLTGTMTEHDTWPEGDWRNLYFTPANLRKTLARVDRLKTDIPAGLDLPETALRFTLHDPLVSTVIPGMRTVTHVDRNLAAGDGRPFPPALLAALRQHRWDRTTEIP
- the rpmE gene encoding 50S ribosomal protein L31, whose translation is MKEGIHPKVYEVEARCACGATWKTRSTKQELHLEICSSCHPFFTGRQKILDIEGRVERFTKKFGAQTVESRKKAAAAKATPTKKASKEASA
- a CDS encoding ribonuclease H-like domain-containing protein, with the protein product MPVGSEVPTGCVVMERHYDLERYHGTQTLGHYAETIGRCLPALAVLAADERAAGGPRPERPLDLQFGASRSLVDDRRRPTVPTQGPLLFFDLETTGLSGGAGTIAFLAGCGSLDSEGFHVVQYFLAGYHAEHELLVSLAALAEQFGGLVTFNGRSFDVPLIDTRYLFHRLSSPFGEMPHFDMLYPARRLWRRRVGSGPGRHEGHRGDTLDQSSCSLGALEEAILGVRRVGDVPGSEIPSRYFSYLRTGDLRPLEPVFEHNRLDVISLAALTALGMRMVDGGTEAVASPHEALAMGQIYERLGRSGEAEAHFARAAGLDPGPWDTRSVDRTVRAEALHHLAVHRRRQRHYAAAAEAWHGMLDAGAGQPLAQEARRALAIHHEHRSRDLDAARAFVLHALESERDPVQIDALRHRLARLDRKRQTGQEERSDQATLTHD